Within the Microcebus murinus isolate Inina chromosome 16, M.murinus_Inina_mat1.0, whole genome shotgun sequence genome, the region CCGCCATGACCGGAGATAACTGCACCCCATTTACTCCCAGGAGTTAATCAGCAGAAGAGGTGACAAGGGAAAAGGGAGAGACCGTGGGGGGGGCTTTGGAGAAAGGGGTCAGAGGATGGCCGCCGCCTTGTGGgcttggggggctgggggactgcGAGGTGCTCCATTTCAGGAGGGTGCAGGCTGGAGAGCAGGTGGGGTCCGCAGTTCCCACGGTGGCCCCTCTCCCAGAGCTCTGTCCTCCTTCCCCACGGGGTGCAGACCTCAGACCCGCTCCTGGGGTGCGCCCAgaaccccccaacccccacagccCCCAACCCAGCCCGTCTCTCTCAAGGGTGAGTTTTCAGAGTGACTGACTTTTCGCTGTGGTTTGACCTTGGGGGATGTCACTGCCctttctgccccacccccaccccctcgtTGGTTCCGTTGGCCAGGACTTTGGCCCAGACCACAGAGGGGCTGGTGGCGGTGGAGGGGAGGTGGCCCTCGTGAGCTATAAAGCCTCCCTCTGCCTGTTTGGACCTAGTGAGGACAGCCCTCCAGAGTCCGGTAAGAGAGGGCGCGCAGCCGGGGCGGCGGGGCAGGGGACAACCAGGAGGGGCAGATGTTGCCAAGTCAGACATGGCCAGAGTCCCCATGCGGGCAGCCTGTGTTGGCATCACGGAATTCAGCACTGCAGAATATTTTCCATGCTGTGGCTTCTCCCCGGTTGTTTCTCAACCTCATTCTACAGCAGTTTGCTCATCTCCAACGTGTGGGTGGTGACACCGTGCCCTGCGAACGGCAGTCACCCAGAGGGCCACCCGCACGGAGCTGGGGTGAGGGCCGGACGGGTGGGTGGGAGGACCAGGCCTGGCGCAGAGCAGAGCCGGCATGAGGGCTAGGtggcttcttctttctttttttttttttttttgagacagagtctcactttcttgcccaggctggagtgagtgccgtggcgtcagcccagctcacagcaacctcaaactcctgggctctagcgatcctcctgcctcagcctcccgagtagctgggactacaggcatgtaccaccatgcccagctaattttttcctatatatttttagttgtccagctaatttctttctatttttagtagagacgggggtctcgctcttgctcaggctggtttcgaactcctgacctcgagcaatccacccgcctcggcctcccagagtgctaggattacaggcgtgagccaccgagcccggcctagaGTGGCTTTTTAACCATGTCTTCTTGCACCAATTCAGTCTTAGCAAAAAGCAGCGAGCTGGGGCCTTTGCTGTGCTCCCCGCTGGGCCCAGAACTGTTTAGGTGCCCAAGAAAGGCttcttgagtgaatgaatgaatgaatgaatgaatgaatggattgatgttagaattaaaatgttaaagtcaGGAATAGAATCACAGGATGTGGGAAAGTGTGGCCCAAGGCCAGCGCCACGTCCATGTCAACGCATTAGGAACTCTActtgggcagggagggggagccGGGGAGGGATCCCAGCCCCTTGGCCGCATGGGGTGGGACGGCAGGAACAGATGCCTCTGGTGGCCCCTCTGTGTTCCAGGTCTCCTGACGCCATGAGGACCCGATTCCTCCTAGCTCTGCTTCTTGTCCTCCTGGTAGTGGGATTTGGTGAGTGTGAGCTGCAGGGGAGAAGGCTGTTTAGGAGGGGGATGAGCCTCAAGCGTAGTCCTTTTCCAAGGctgtctctgtcccctcctctccctcctgccttgtTTCCCCCGCTGCAGCCCCCGGCAGCTCCCCAACACACTCTCCCCGCTGCAGAGGTCCAGGGGGCGCTGCTGCCCCAGCAGGAGGAGCCCGGCAGCCGGACCCTGCTCACCCGGATGCAGGAATCTCTCTCCAGCTACTGGGATTCAGCGAAGGAAGCCGCCCGGGGGCTGTACCGGAAGACACACCTGAACACTGTGGACGAGAAGCTCAGGTAGCACCTGCGTTGGGGAAACAGGCTCCAGCCCCTGTCACTTACTGCACCCAGGACTGGGGAGTCCAGGCCCAGCCGGTCCTCCCTTAGGCCCAGGGGTCCAAGTTCAAGCTTACAGTCTTCTCAAGGCCTCAGTATTTTGGCCCCCAGCGCCCCCAGCTCCGCCAGAACCCGGGATTCTGCCAGCCCAGCCCTGTCCACCCAGGAATCCAGGAGTTTGGGTTCCAGACACCTTTTCCCTGCAGGACACAGGCTTCTGggccctccagccccctccacccaggcctggcccccTCAAGACTCAGAAGTCCAGTTCTCAGCGCCTCCTCCCTCCAACCCTCTGTCCTTTCTCCCCAGGGACATGTACAGCAAAAGCACAGCAGCTGTGACCACGTACGCAGGCATCTTCACCGACCAGCTCCTCTCTCTGCTGAAGGGAGACCAGTGACAgccccccaggccccagcacccCCCGGAGCTCGAGACCTGCCCCAGCAGCTGACTTCggtctcctcccccagcccgctCCCAACTCTGAGTTCTTATCAATAAACAACCCCCCAAACCCGAgtttattctcttccattggcTGCTTGTCTGAGGCCTCAGGGACCAAGATGGAGGGACTGATTCAGTCCAGCCCACCTTTAATGAGTGCCTACTGTTTGCATGTAGTCCTAACCTGGAGCCTAGTCCAGGCAATAAAGGGAATAGTGACAACGACCAACCATTAATGATAACTAGAGATGGCCCTTTCTTTACTAAggtcttatctgtaaaatgataaacCATGGATACAGTGAATCCTCAGTGACCTCTGGCaatgtccaggctctggactgacacttttttattttaatttttatttatttatttagcattttagacacagggtctcgctctgccacccaggctggagtgcagtggcacgatcatagctcgctgcagcctccaactcctaggctcacaCGATCCTGCctcgagagtagctgggactacaggtgtgcaccactatgcctggctaattaaaattttattttacttttttagagacaaggtctcactctgttgcccaggctggtcttgaactcctgggctcaagagatcctcctgcctcaacctcctgagcagctaagattacaggcaggGGCCACCATGGCTGGCTGGGCTGACACTTTAAGTGAGCATCCAGTGGTCCTGTGACAGAGGGGAGAATGGTGACCACAAGTCACTGCTGAGCTTCGGAAGTCAATGCCCAGGTTGGCTG harbors:
- the APOC2 gene encoding apolipoprotein C-II gives rise to the protein MRTRFLLALLLVLLVVGFEVQGALLPQQEEPGSRTLLTRMQESLSSYWDSAKEAARGLYRKTHLNTVDEKLRDMYSKSTAAVTTYAGIFTDQLLSLLKGDQ